Proteins encoded in a region of the Petrotoga sp. 9PW.55.5.1 genome:
- a CDS encoding DUF4160 domain-containing protein — MLIHAYYGEFKAVIDINSCELIEGNLPKKQLKIVLAWAELRKEELLSDWNLAMKGELPLPIDPIR, encoded by the coding sequence ATTCTAATTCATGCATATTATGGTGAATTCAAAGCTGTAATAGATATAAATTCTTGCGAATTAATAGAAGGAAATTTACCAAAAAAACAATTAAAAATTGTATTAGCTTGGGCAGAATTGAGAAAAGAAGAATTATTATCAGATTGGAATCTTGCAATGAAGGGAGAATTACCTTTACCTATAGATCCTATACGATAG
- a CDS encoding DUF2442 domain-containing protein, producing the protein MYIGVIEVKPLENYKLLLTFDNKEKKIFDMKPYLDKGLFKDLKDEKIFKSVRVSFDTIEWSNGLDIDPEFLYKNSTKLENEDIVTS; encoded by the coding sequence ATGTATATTGGAGTAATAGAAGTAAAACCTTTAGAAAATTACAAATTACTTTTGACATTCGATAACAAAGAGAAAAAAATATTTGATATGAAGCCTTACTTAGATAAAGGACTATTTAAAGATTTAAAAGATGAAAAAATTTTTAAATCGGTAAGAGTATCATTTGATACTATTGAATGGAGTAATGGCTTAGACATCGATCCCGAATTTTTATACAAAAACAGTACCAAATTAGAAAACGAGGACATTGTAACCTCTTAA